atgatcggagaaaaaaattattagattgtCTTGGTATTGCTCCTCCTTACGATACAAAAATATGGGTTTACATAATAATTATCTACAATTTCCACTTCTTGTGTGAGTGAGGAAGCCATATATATACATCTGTAAaatcttcaaatttttaaataatgtttgtaATTCAAGAATAATGAAAAAAGTCATTGTAATTTAACTTTTAGTTTAAGTAAAATGCGAGTCGAATATCTCATCATATCATCAACTTcgaatttttcaaataaaagatcaaaaggattattcttttttaacaaaactaGAATCcaccttttgaaataaatagAGTTAGAAAAGATGTActaaccaaaaaaaactaactcAAACCTTGAGAGATTATTTTGCTCATTAATATTTAAGGCGTTTACATTCTATGTTTTCACTCATTCTCTAAAGTTAAAAGAGAGAGTATTCAGTGAGGATTGAGGAGAGTGGAGATGGTGGGGGAGGTCGAGAGGGGATGATGATGCTaacatgaatgaaaaaaataatgactcaAATAGTACTTAAGAAGaatattgatgaaattgaaaatacacATGAAATCCTTTGATGAATTAGCAAAAACAGACAAAGCCAATAATAGGTTTGGGGTTTTCCTTTAAAACAATGCACATAATGTTTCggattatgttttatatattatttataaaaaataatcggGCAAGCAAGCAAGAAAACCGAAGgacatttttaaattgttagttAGCAAGGAAGGAACAGGTAATGGTGGATGAATAAATAAGGTAGTTTTGTTACTGTACtgtgataaaaatgataaacatagaaatatatttagttggataaatatataaaaataaatctgttTTTCGGGATAATTTTAGAGtgaaattatgtatttttatagcAGAAGGTACAAGGAGAACACTTATCAATATTATCGAGagataatatttatcatttttatttctaaaatatcatcgtaaaaaactctcaatattaaaattgtttaagacatataagaataaaattaattattattatagttttaaaactcaactcaatGTTTAATCTAAGGCAAAGCCTAGGTCATTAGTTGAAGTTTGAATCATGAGTCAAGTTGACCCGAGtcaatgtaagaataaaaattattattattataattttaaaacccgatTTGAGTGTTCGATCCAAGACAAGGCTCGCACCACGAGTAGAGTTGATTGTTAACTTTGGTCAAtataagtataaaaataattattattatagttttaaaaccagACTTCGGAGTAAACCTGAGTTGACCTGGGTCAACattttattatcatagttttaaaactatatttagaCGTTGATTAGGGCAAAACCCAAATCACGGATTAGGAAAGTCAATACGAGTTGACCTAAGtcaacatttaaataaaaataattattataatagttttaaaacccgactaGTGATATGATGCAAGGTTCAAATCACAGGTGGGAATAGTCAACCTAGTTgacccgattttttttttaaataatcaaagtaatcttattttaatcaataaaagaattttaacattcaacattaacatgattaaaaaaaattatggttgaatgATAAATTAATCTGTAAAATATTGgttggcttgttttttttgtgaaatccaAAACATGTATTTCTATATtggaaaaaatacaagaatattttgtaatttataaagAGATAAGTTGAAGAGTTATAAATGAGATTGAGCAAAATAGTTTGAGTTTAATTTACATGCATGTTCGGCTTAACTTGGTCTGGGCATGGGCCTCGGATGAGCCTCAATTCAATTCTTAGGCATAAGACTCGAAGGCTCGAGCTTGGATCCTAGGGCTAGGGCTTGCCATCTAGGCTTGagtttgagggtttttttttttttttttttttatgctaacatttctaggatttgaatttattataaaataattatttgaccCATAAATAATTATAGGTACCAACTCATTATATACATATAgtccatgaataaaaaaaaatatgtgaagaatcttcttgaatatttttttatacataaaatgttaggatttaaatctaaaaaacctgctaggctattttttttttttttttataatgtgtaTTTAGAGTATAACGAGAAGAATTAATGTTggtaattctcaataaatttttattccaAAATCCACTATAAAGGAAACAAAGATTGTTTTACATAGAATTTTATAGGTTCTTCACCTCAATTTTCATCTTATTCTCCTCAATTAATTTAACCTTTGTTTTTAACAACATTCCACGCACTAACAATACACCAAAATGGTATCTTAAAGGCAACAGAACAATATTTCtatggaaagaaaataaacaaatgaaggAAACAAATACTTCAAATTAAAGGGTGTTTGCTATGTCAATAACAAATCGATAACGGACAGCTCCTTTTGCAAGACGATCCATGGCCTTGTTCACATAATCCATGGGAATAACTTCAACGTTAGCCTCTATGTTGTGTTTGGCAGCAAAATCAATCATTTCTTGCGTCTCCTTTATCCCCCCTGCCATGCTTCCTGACACTAGCTTTCTTCCTGCATAAATATCACAGATTTTACGAGAAAATTTCTTGCCAGATACATGGACTTCCAGGTGCTAGTTTTAAAGAAAGTAAATGAAAGAAGAGTGAGGAACAGCAGATGGTTTTTCTTACCGTAGAGGGGCATAGCAGGCACCTCCAAGGGCTTTTCAAGACTTTGGGCACCCACCAGTATTAGTTTTCCATTAGTCTTTAAGAGATCAAGCAGTGGCTTTAGAGGATGAACTGCAGCGACAGTGTCTATGATACCGTTCATGGTGCCAGTCGCAGCCTgcaagatcaaataaaaaaacaagaagaggaaTAGAGTGGACTTTTGACAAAAAACTGCGAGTGTATTGCTCCTCATGTACCTCCATTTGCTTCATGTCATGACTCACTATAAACGAGTCAGCTTTGAGTTGCTCAATCGCTTCATGGTGTTTGCTCGGAGATGTGCTGATCACGGTCACTTTCATTCCAAATGCCTTTGCAAACTTCACCGCCAGATGACCCAATCCACCAAGACCAACCACGCCCAGATGCATCCCAGCCTTGTCGAGCCCAAAATACTTCATGGGACTAAAAACTGTAATCCCAGCACAAAGCAGCGGAGCTCCACCTCCTAATGAGAGATTATCCGGAATACGAATGGCAAAGTGCTCGTTAACAACATATACATCGGAATATCCACCGTAATTGTTGGCTCCGCCGTCATCAAAAATAGTGTAGGTGTAAACAGTTTTGGAGCAGTAACTCTCCATGTCGTCTTGGCAATTCTCACATTTTCCACACGAGCCTATTAAGCATCCCACACCTGCTTTGTCTCCGACCTTGAACCTGGCTACCTTTTTCCCAACCTGGGTCACCACACCAACGATCTCATGCCTGTGGTTGAGCAAGATAATGAATTAGGTATGATCGGCTGGtaatgtttcttcttcttcttcttcttcttcttcttcttctattattattattatttcgatgatgatatgttaatattaaggATAAGACAGAAGGTGCATGGTATTATGATCTGATGAAAGCGTACCCGGGAACAACAGGATAGATAGCAAATCCAAAATCATTCCTAGCTATGTGCAGGTCAGAATGGCAAATCCCacaatataaaatcttgattgtAATATCGTTATCTCCAGTAACCCTGATAGCAtagcagggaaaaaaaaaacacaagaaagagagagaaataatcatatataaaatccaTTGATGACTAAAAATGTCATACAATTGTAATTCTATACATATATAACATATGTAAATAATGCAGGATGATGCtagagattttctttttttaccaaaattctTTATTAAGTGACATAGTATATATCATGcaattgatatgaaaaaaaaaaaaaaaaaacatatttctcaTATGCGCATACCTTCTAGTAAAGTGGAAAGGGGATAAAATTCCTGAAGAGTCTCTAGCTGCCCATCCAAAAGCCTTTTgagtttcttcttctgcttgtaACCTTGACATATCGATATATATCAGACTTAATTCGCTTCACTGCTTTGATGTTTATGTTATTGGCAATTGGTTCTATTTATATAAGTTTTCTAGGCGAGagaacagatttttttttattattattaatataagtgtTTGAACCAACtcatatatatcttaattaattttataagttctgAAGTTAAGATTATATACATATCCAATAaccttgaaatttataaaacttaaattattaattttttaaaaaataaacttaaaaactgaTAAATTACAGtctttgaataaatttttagtttagggtgAGCTAAGCACggtttaaaatatcaaaatgttttaactattttattgaatgattttttcAGTGATAATGAAAGGTTAATTATGGTGAATAATGGCGGCTGCTGGCTAGCTACCTCTTTGACAAGAAAACAGTACTAGCCCCTCTTCTCgcttcttcttgttgatttttcttacGTTTTTATCATGAAAACAATATTCCATCTTCTCGCTTCtcgttgttttttcttttacttgtttgtcaagaaaacaattttttttctttaatttcttgattgttCATAAATGTTATCCGAAAAGGTGTTATATTTATATCACACCCGGACAATTTACTTCCTTTTCATGTCataaaaccttcattttcagTTGTCTTTTCATCCCTAAGTCCattcatttattaaaacaaacgTGGATGAAGGTATTTATCATGAAAACAATATTCCATCTTCTTGCTTcttcttgattattattattatttttttacttatttgtcaagaaaaaaattttgaattttttttattaatataggtgttCAGGTTAACTTACTTATATCTCAACTAAGCTGAGAATAAAAGAATGGGTTAAGTTGTGTCTTAGCCTACCTTTCctctatgtgtgtgtgtgggggttGGGGGGGCAGAACACGACAGTAACTGTAAGGATTATaacattgaaataattttacattaattttctattcagatatatatatgttatacattctataatatagCCCCTTAAGCTAAGGGTGGAGGATCAACTcgaaacttaattaaaaaaacagtaaagGACGCAGCAAAAAgaggtttagtgaagacatcggcaagttgatcctgagatgGGATAAAACAAATCTGAATCTCTTTCTTCGCAACCCAGTCgaggacaaagtgataatctacctcaacatgcttagtacagGCATGAAAAATAGGATTCGGAGAGATATAAGTCGCGCCAAGGTTATCTCACCAAAAGGTAGGAATATATATTGAAGTCAAATGATCTTAGTAGTACCGTCTGCTAATgttttatactcagcctcagtagaggagcgagcaactaTGCATTGCTTGCTGGATTTCCATAAAATCGGTGTTTAACCAAAGAAGATAATGTAGccacccgtagacttgcgatcatcaatactaccagcccaatttGTATATGTAAGACCATGGAGAGCTAGCAAAAGAAGAATCGCGAGTGATATGAAAGccataagatgtcgtacctttaagGTAGCGTAACAACGATCCAATGAGAGTCTGTAGGAgtatgcataaattgacagactctgttaacaaaaaaacagatATCTGGGCGAGTGAAGGTAAGATACTGGAAAGCAGCACCCatgatttgacaaaaatatatagGATAAGAGAATGAAGTATCTAGCAATATAGTAACTTTTGAATGAGAGACTAGAGTGTCAACCGGTGTGCAAGAAGTTATACCTGCTCGAGtaagaatgtcaaaaatatatttgtgctGACGAAGCATCAAATCCATACTTGTAGATtgaacttcaatacctagaaagtagtgaactatgcctaagtcacgaagcttgaattCAAAGCTTAGTAACTGTATTAGGcgatggagcatagcagagttgctacccgtaaGCAAGATATCATCAACTTACACTagaagataaaagatattagtgtCACTAGATAAGATAAATAGGGAGGTGTCAATCTTGGAGGCAAGAAAATCAGTGAAGAGCAAAAAATTACTCAGATGAGTATACCATATTCTCAAtgcttgttttaaaccatacAATGACTTGTACAATCGGCGAAATCAAATGATGATACTAAATAACCTCCCTAATATCCAAGATAACAACCCCAAACTAATGATACTGAATATTAAATAGGGGATTGCTTTAGGCTAATAAAATGATGACTCTTCCTATTATGGATTAATGTCACAAATTTCTTTCATGGGACATGAGGCACttggataaaacaaaaatcaaaagataataataattaattaattattaaggtgTCATGATTAAAAAGAAGGATCGTTATCATGTTAAGTTgctaaataagaaataaaaaaaaaatagaatgattaGGTAAGAAGCAGAATGTTGCAGATTTGATGAATCAAATTCTtatataatattgaattaaaaaagaaagatattatgCTTCTGAAAAGGATAAGATGTTGTTTTTCCATTATTTCTCCCCTCTTAGATGTttgcatgtttttattttattttatttggaataGAACGAATTCTAGTGATCAACCACTGCTTTTATCAATCTAGATCCCTTGATTTGGTGATTAATTGAACCTATGGTGTCTAAAGTTTGAAAATGTGCAATTAAGTCCTCCACATTTGAATTTAACGGCACATTCCATCCCTCCGTCCACCTTCCTCCTTCTCTAGCTAGCTgttaatgtattaaaatcaaAGGCattagtttattaattttctattgtATGAAAATATTGCATGTCATCTCATCCCAATCTCATTTAACATTATAGTAAAACATAACAAACAGATTGATAAATTCTATACCATTGATGACATATATGCCATATGTctgtgtaaataaataaataaataaaaattagtgatataaaactaatgaaaatattttaaattggtttttttatgaaatatttgttgtttgttatttatttacttaaatgAATTGAAATTTCATCCTATAAGCTATTGATTTAAGatatatattgagtttttttttttatttacatctaatattagaaagtaaaataaaagaagcaaAGAAATATCTTTAATATGAGATCAATCATTATGAAGATCATTGCAATTTCTTATAGGAGGCTCTAATTATCATTTctcaataaaactattaaatctaattatatagttttttatgtGTGAACATATATACACACTAGCTATTTGACTCGAGTTCTATAGCGggtggtaattttttttgacattgcGGTAGGACAGGTTTGGCCACTAGATGGTGTCTCACCCATCGTTTAAATAAGCACATATCAACactttttattgataaaaaatcaattatccaACATAAATATaccaaaactctaaaaaaagatgaaaataccCTTAAGATGcatgccttgttttttttttctttctctttaagggtaaatattttattttactgtatTATAACAAGTAAAAAGACCATCACACCCTTATcaacatttctattttttttttaatcttggagGTAAATAAGTAGTTTtactaattgatttttcttaaagataaaaatactttctaaccatttttttattgactaataaacctttaaaaatatactaaaccACCCCAACACCAAGGCTTCCCTGTTTTACACCAAAggaccaaaaatatatatatatatatatattatatatatatatatatatatatatatatatttgttttatcaatCTATAATATATTCCGTCTCTAGTACTAAAGTGTATTTTCTTTATTGCAtatcttgttttttagtttgacCCTTCTCTCCGTATCCATCCATGCATGATGGCTAGATAACTAGTCTCGACATGGTCTTTAATTTGATTAACATTTTTTGTTGTAATCGTGGATTTTTAGTGTTTGTTGAATCTTAGAAACTTGACTGATAGAAACTTGAAGATTATGATGGTATTGGATTTTCTagttttcaaagcaaaaaaaaaaaaaaaaaattaatccaaaccAAACCAGTTTAACTTGGCTTGAATTGATTTTGAGTTCATTccagattaatttttaaaaaatttaaaattccaaGTTGAGTTAGATTTTTCCcatcaaaccaaaccaaaacacCACTAGTTGCAACCCCACCCCTCCCAGCTCTATTACTGCACCAAAGTACAAGAGCTTCTTCTGCCCTTAAACACCATTTTCCCTGACAACTTGTTAGTTTTCACTGTCGGTTGTAAGGACTCAGTACTAACAGTCAGCAGATCCTCAGATCCTTACTCCTGCTTCTTCAAGGGAATCCTCCTCCAGTCTCTTTCTGTTGAAAGAGAAAAACTgaaccaaatatatttattataagaaCTAAGTTCATGGAACCTTGAATTGTGATGATCTTATCTTGTTATTTCCATTTCATAATTTCATATGGTGACAAAGCTGACTTCAACTTAGTACTTCGAAACATCTATCAAGGAAAAACCtcgaaatatatattaaaaaatcagagTTATAATATCATCTCATCAGAGTCTTTAATCTTCataaatgaattgattttatattcttgaaaaaTGAAGTAAAATGTGTTTGTTCTTTTATAAAGTTTGGCATAATATTTGTTGTTTATGCAAACTATTTATTTTGAGATTACTGATCTCTTGTCCCCCATGAATTGTATCTGGCCGGGTACTGTGCTGCCAGTCAATTTGTGAGCCTCAGCCACCCAATAACGTACATTGCCATCGATCAGCCTCTGCCTAAcaactttttctattttcttcctTCACGCGCTGTGCGCTCCGTTCGTCTTCCCATGATCTTCTCTCTTTGTCAtgcaaaaaacatatataaaccaACCCcaccaccatatatatatatatatataaaaaaacttcagagagagagagagagagagagagaagcaggATAAACCATGAAGAGGGATGGTtcatcaacatcatcatcagGCAGGAGTGAGAGTGATAAGGAGAGAACAAAActgagagagagacagagaagagCTATTACCACCAGGATCTTCCATGGAATCAGGAAATATGGTGGTTACCAGCTTTCACCACGCTCTGATATCAATCAAGTCCTCCGTGAACTCGCCAAGGAGGCTGGTTGGGTTGTTGAGCCTGATGGCACCACCTACCGCTATAAGGTATTTAAAGTTGAAATTTCTTACTGGCCTCCATCTCTATGTAATTAATTTGCATTCTTTCCTTGATTTCCTCAGCTGTGCACCC
This genomic interval from Populus alba chromosome 1, ASM523922v2, whole genome shotgun sequence contains the following:
- the LOC118056929 gene encoding probable mannitol dehydrogenase, yielding MSRLQAEEETQKAFGWAARDSSGILSPFHFTRRVTGDNDITIKILYCGICHSDLHIARNDFGFAIYPVVPGHEIVGVVTQVGKKVARFKVGDKAGVGCLIGSCGKCENCQDDMESYCSKTVYTYTIFDDGGANNYGGYSDVYVVNEHFAIRIPDNLSLGGGAPLLCAGITVFSPMKYFGLDKAGMHLGVVGLGGLGHLAVKFAKAFGMKVTVISTSPSKHHEAIEQLKADSFIVSHDMKQMEAATGTMNGIIDTVAAVHPLKPLLDLLKTNGKLILVGAQSLEKPLEVPAMPLYGRKLVSGSMAGGIKETQEMIDFAAKHNIEANVEVIPMDYVNKAMDRLAKGAVRYRFVIDIANTL